Proteins encoded in a region of the Clostridium butyricum genome:
- a CDS encoding M14 family metallopeptidase, producing MIKTVVSVGLPVDENMIIRKNTLIPEEIKGDEKRICIVTGTHGDELEGQYVCYELNRIINSNIDKLKGIVDIYPALNPLGIDSIQRGIPMFDLDMNRIFPGNENGAMAEHVASQIISDIKGADMCIDIHASNIFLREIPQVRINENNKDTLMNYAKLLNTDFIWVHGSATVLEATLAYSLNSINVPTLVVEMGVGMRITEKYCNQLVDGIFRLMKEIGIWAGETKVIKEPIISTDREFGFANANSSGIFIPKATHWSSIKKGELIGDILNALTGEIEEKIYAPCDGLIFTLREYPVVYTGSLIARVIGGVKND from the coding sequence ATGATTAAGACAGTAGTATCGGTTGGTCTTCCAGTTGATGAAAATATGATTATAAGAAAAAACACTTTAATTCCAGAAGAAATTAAAGGCGATGAAAAGAGAATTTGTATCGTTACAGGAACTCATGGAGATGAGCTTGAAGGACAATATGTATGCTATGAACTAAATAGAATCATAAACAGCAATATTGATAAGTTAAAAGGAATAGTAGATATTTATCCAGCATTGAATCCACTCGGTATAGATTCGATTCAACGAGGAATACCAATGTTTGATTTGGACATGAATAGAATATTTCCAGGCAATGAAAATGGTGCTATGGCTGAGCATGTAGCATCTCAGATAATATCTGATATTAAGGGTGCGGATATGTGCATTGATATTCATGCAAGTAATATTTTTTTAAGAGAAATACCGCAAGTAAGGATAAACGAAAATAATAAAGATACACTTATGAATTATGCAAAATTATTAAATACAGATTTTATATGGGTTCACGGTTCTGCAACTGTTTTAGAAGCAACCCTTGCATATAGTTTAAATTCAATTAATGTTCCTACACTTGTTGTTGAAATGGGAGTGGGAATGAGGATAACAGAAAAATATTGCAATCAGCTTGTTGATGGTATTTTTAGACTTATGAAAGAAATTGGAATTTGGGCTGGAGAAACAAAAGTAATTAAAGAGCCTATTATTTCAACTGATAGAGAATTTGGATTTGCAAATGCAAATAGTTCAGGAATATTTATTCCTAAAGCAACTCATTGGAGTAGCATAAAAAAAGGTGAACTTATAGGAGATATATTAAATGCTCTTACAGGGGAAATTGAAGAAAAAATTTATGCGCCTTGTGATGGATTGATTTTTACTTTAAGAGAGTATCCTGTAGTTTATACTGGTTCATTAATTGCAAGAGTTATCGGAGGTGTAAAAAATGATTAA
- a CDS encoding electron transfer flavoprotein subunit beta/FixA family protein, translated as MNILVCIKQVPGTSKVEVDPVTGVLKRDGIDSKMNPYDLYALETALRIREEKGGTIKVLSMGPPQALSVIKEAYSMGVDDGVLLSDRKFGGADVLATSYTLSQGVRKMGDFDLIICGKQTTDGDTAQVGAEIAEYLGIPHAANIEKIYSIDEESITVDMDMPETTEKIKIQYPCLITVDKGIFEPRLPSYKKKLTTKDREIKILSLNDFNDKEENNYGLNGSATQVERIFPPTVNTDREMWTGKSEELTDKILNKLKEVKFI; from the coding sequence ATGAATATTTTAGTATGTATTAAACAAGTGCCAGGAACTTCTAAGGTCGAAGTGGATCCAGTTACAGGAGTTCTAAAAAGAGATGGTATAGATTCAAAGATGAATCCATACGATTTGTATGCATTAGAAACAGCATTAAGAATAAGGGAAGAAAAAGGTGGGACTATAAAAGTTTTAAGCATGGGACCACCACAAGCTTTAAGTGTAATTAAGGAAGCATACTCAATGGGGGTAGATGACGGTGTGCTTTTATCTGATAGAAAATTTGGTGGAGCAGATGTATTGGCTACATCTTATACATTGTCTCAAGGTGTAAGAAAAATGGGTGATTTTGACTTAATAATATGTGGAAAGCAGACAACAGATGGAGATACTGCACAAGTTGGTGCAGAAATAGCAGAATATCTTGGAATACCACATGCGGCTAATATTGAAAAAATATATAGTATTGATGAAGAATCTATAACAGTAGATATGGACATGCCTGAAACTACAGAGAAAATAAAAATACAATATCCTTGTTTAATAACCGTAGATAAAGGGATTTTTGAACCAAGATTGCCATCATATAAAAAGAAATTAACTACAAAGGACAGAGAAATTAAAATTTTAAGTTTAAATGATTTTAATGATAAAGAAGAAAATAATTATGGATTAAACGGTTCAGCTACTCAAGTTGAAAGAATATTCCCACCTACAGTTAATACAGACAGAGAAATGTGGACAGGTAAATCGGAAGAATTGACAGATAAGATATTAAACAAATTAAAAGAAGTAAAATTTATTTAA
- a CDS encoding M14 family metallopeptidase yields the protein MIKDIIFSLKSPYRDELKVTGYRFGKGEKAACIIGAIRGNEIQQLYICSQLVDSLRKLEEKGHISKNNEILIIPSVNNYAMNIGKRFWALDNTDINRMFPGYTQGETTQRIAAGVFEKVQGYTYGIQFASFYMPGDFIPHVRMMETGYQSPSLANLFGLQYVLIRKPKPFDTTTLNYNWQLWNTNAFSVYTNCTDEIDEVSARHAVTAVLRFLTRMGVIKYNCHSGYIASIIEEDNLKPIMAKSAGIFRRKVNPGDCVERGDILAEVLDPYEGLVLSNVVSTTNGIVFFAHNAPLVIENSVVFKIIRRIHD from the coding sequence ATGATTAAAGATATTATTTTTTCTTTAAAATCACCTTATAGAGATGAGTTAAAAGTTACAGGATATAGATTTGGAAAAGGTGAAAAAGCTGCATGTATAATAGGTGCAATAAGAGGTAATGAAATTCAGCAGTTGTATATATGTTCACAGCTTGTAGATTCACTAAGAAAGTTGGAGGAAAAAGGTCATATAAGTAAAAATAATGAGATTCTTATAATACCTTCAGTAAATAATTATGCCATGAATATAGGAAAAAGATTTTGGGCTTTAGATAATACAGATATAAATAGAATGTTTCCAGGTTATACTCAAGGTGAAACAACACAGAGAATTGCAGCAGGTGTATTTGAGAAGGTTCAAGGATATACATATGGTATTCAATTTGCAAGTTTTTATATGCCAGGAGATTTTATACCACACGTAAGGATGATGGAGACAGGATATCAAAGTCCTAGTCTTGCAAATTTATTTGGGCTTCAATATGTTTTAATAAGAAAGCCAAAGCCATTTGATACGACAACACTTAATTATAATTGGCAGCTTTGGAACACAAATGCTTTTTCAGTATATACGAATTGTACTGATGAGATAGATGAAGTTTCTGCTAGACATGCGGTTACTGCTGTTTTAAGATTTTTAACAAGAATGGGAGTAATAAAATATAACTGCCATAGTGGATATATAGCAAGTATAATTGAAGAAGATAATTTAAAGCCTATTATGGCTAAGAGTGCAGGAATTTTTAGAAGAAAAGTAAATCCGGGAGACTGTGTTGAAAGAGGAGATATTCTAGCTGAGGTATTAGATCCATATGAAGGATTAGTTTTATCAAATGTGGTATCTACTACTAATGGAATAGTATTTTTTGCACATAATGCACCACTTGTTATAGAAAATTCTGTGGTATTTAAAATAATAAGAAGAATACATGATTAA
- a CDS encoding FAD-binding oxidoreductase translates to MGNKYKNIEIEDYESILELIGNDKERVFFRDEVNEDYSHDELGGIKKMPDIVVQVLCTDEVSKIMKYAYDNNIPVTPRGSGTGLVGAAVPLEGGIVIDLSKMNKILELDEENLTLTLEPGVLLMEIGKYVEEADLFYPPDPGEKSATIGGNISTNAGGMRAVKYGVTRDYVRGLEVVLPNGNIVNLGGKVVKNSSGYALKDLMIGSEGTLGIVTKAILRLLPLPKKSLSLLIPFNTLENAIKTVPKIIKSKSIPTAIEFMQRDAILAAEEFLGKSFPDKSSDAYLLLTFDGNSTEEIEKDYEKVADICLESGAIDVFISDTEERQEAIWSARGCFLEAIKALTTEMDEVDVVVPRNKIDQFVTFTHNLEATSGVRIKSFGHAGDGNLHIYILRDELNDNEWDEKIHSIMKMMYDKAQSLRGQVSGEHGIGFAKKSYLQSSLPDDCIEIMKGIKSAFDPKNILNPGKVCE, encoded by the coding sequence ATGGGCAATAAATACAAAAACATTGAAATAGAAGATTATGAAAGCATATTAGAATTAATAGGCAATGATAAAGAAAGAGTGTTTTTTAGAGATGAAGTAAATGAAGATTATAGTCACGATGAACTTGGTGGAATAAAGAAGATGCCAGATATAGTAGTTCAAGTATTATGTACTGATGAAGTATCAAAAATAATGAAATATGCTTACGATAATAATATACCAGTAACTCCAAGAGGATCTGGTACAGGACTTGTTGGGGCAGCAGTTCCATTAGAGGGCGGAATAGTTATAGATTTAAGTAAAATGAATAAAATATTAGAGTTAGATGAAGAGAATCTTACATTAACATTAGAACCAGGCGTTTTATTAATGGAAATTGGAAAATATGTTGAAGAAGCAGATTTATTTTATCCACCAGATCCAGGTGAAAAGTCAGCAACAATAGGTGGAAATATAAGTACCAATGCAGGTGGTATGAGGGCCGTAAAATATGGTGTTACAAGAGATTATGTGCGTGGACTTGAAGTAGTTCTTCCTAATGGTAATATAGTAAATTTAGGTGGAAAGGTTGTTAAAAACAGCTCTGGATATGCATTAAAGGATTTAATGATTGGATCTGAAGGAACTTTAGGAATAGTTACAAAGGCAATACTAAGACTACTTCCTTTACCAAAAAAATCTTTAAGCCTTTTAATACCTTTTAATACCCTTGAAAATGCAATAAAAACAGTTCCTAAAATAATTAAATCAAAATCTATACCAACAGCTATTGAATTTATGCAAAGAGATGCTATTTTAGCTGCAGAGGAATTTTTAGGAAAGAGTTTTCCTGATAAGTCATCAGATGCGTATTTGTTATTGACTTTTGATGGTAATTCTACTGAAGAAATAGAAAAGGATTATGAAAAAGTTGCAGATATCTGCTTAGAATCTGGTGCTATAGATGTATTTATATCTGATACAGAAGAAAGACAAGAAGCAATATGGTCTGCAAGAGGATGTTTTCTTGAAGCTATTAAAGCATTAACAACAGAAATGGACGAAGTTGATGTTGTTGTTCCAAGAAATAAGATAGATCAGTTTGTTACATTTACACATAATCTTGAAGCTACAAGTGGCGTAAGGATAAAGAGTTTTGGTCATGCAGGTGATGGAAATCTTCATATTTATATATTAAGAGATGAGTTAAATGACAATGAGTGGGATGAAAAAATACATTCTATAATGAAGATGATGTATGATAAAGCACAATCTTTAAGAGGACAAGTTTCTGGTGAACATGGAATAGGGTTTGCAAAGAAATCTTATTTACAATCATCATTACCAGATGATTGTATAGAAATAATGAAGGGTATAAAATCTGCATTTGACCCTAAAAACATTTTAAATCCTGGAAAGGTCTGTGAATAA
- a CDS encoding FAD-binding protein, with translation MGKLIVNQEKIKDIEEMIKICPFGAIEYIDGKIQMNAACKMCKLCVKKGPKGAIEYIEDQIKEIDKDEWKGIAVYVDHVKGKIHPVTYELIGKAIELAEKINQQVYAVFIGNNILSEAEELLHYGVDKVFVYDDEELKDFRIESYTSAFEDFINNNKPTAILVGATTIGRSLAPRVAARFKTGLTADCTVLEMKENTDLVQIRPAFGGNIMAQIVTPNSRPQLATVRYKVMEAPERSETAKGEIVTCNVDKEKLKSGISVIEIKEKIIERGISDAEVIVAAGRGVKSEKDLKIVKELAEALDAEFACTRPLIEAGWVDAKRQIGLSGRTVRPKLIITCGISGAVQFSAGMNNSDCIISINTDSKAPIFKISHYGIVGDIYDIVPQLTEKIKMVKER, from the coding sequence ATGGGTAAGTTAATAGTTAATCAAGAGAAAATTAAAGATATTGAAGAAATGATAAAAATATGCCCATTTGGAGCAATTGAATATATTGATGGTAAAATTCAGATGAATGCAGCATGTAAAATGTGTAAGCTTTGTGTGAAAAAAGGACCAAAGGGTGCTATAGAATATATTGAAGATCAGATAAAGGAAATAGATAAAGATGAATGGAAGGGGATTGCTGTTTATGTTGATCATGTAAAGGGAAAAATACATCCTGTTACTTATGAGTTAATAGGAAAAGCAATTGAATTGGCAGAAAAAATAAATCAGCAGGTTTATGCAGTATTTATTGGAAATAATATATTAAGTGAAGCAGAAGAATTATTACATTATGGAGTTGATAAAGTATTTGTATATGATGATGAAGAACTAAAAGACTTTAGAATTGAATCGTATACATCTGCATTTGAAGATTTTATAAACAATAATAAGCCAACAGCCATACTAGTTGGTGCAACAACAATAGGAAGATCTTTAGCACCTAGGGTTGCAGCTAGATTTAAAACTGGTTTGACTGCTGATTGTACTGTTTTAGAAATGAAAGAAAATACAGATTTAGTTCAGATAAGACCAGCATTTGGAGGCAATATAATGGCTCAAATAGTAACTCCAAATTCAAGACCACAGCTAGCAACAGTTAGATATAAAGTTATGGAGGCACCAGAAAGATCAGAGACTGCAAAAGGAGAAATAGTAACATGTAATGTTGATAAGGAAAAATTAAAATCAGGAATAAGCGTTATTGAAATAAAAGAAAAAATTATAGAACGTGGAATAAGTGATGCAGAGGTTATTGTTGCAGCTGGAAGAGGCGTAAAATCGGAAAAGGATTTGAAAATAGTTAAGGAGTTAGCAGAAGCATTAGATGCTGAATTTGCATGTACAAGACCACTTATTGAGGCTGGATGGGTTGATGCAAAAAGACAGATTGGATTAAGTGGAAGAACTGTAAGGCCTAAATTAATAATAACTTGTGGAATATCTGGAGCTGTTCAATTTTCAGCTGGAATGAACAACTCTGACTGTATTATTTCTATTAATACTGATTCAAAAGCACCTATATTTAAAATTTCTCACTATGGAATTGTAGGGGATATATATGATATCGTTCCACAATTAACAGAGAAAATCAAAATGGTAAAGGAGAGATAG
- a CDS encoding response regulator transcription factor, giving the protein MKILVVDDEKSIVNLIRMNLELEGYQVVISMNGIDAIEKFETERPELVILDIMLPDISGHEVIRKFQKIDSEIPVIMLTANSQINDKLLGLQLGADDYITKPFNSIELMLRIKAITKRINKKYNGKKENNNEFKIKGIRVLKDERKVFIDGEEIIATYKEFDTLVLMMENCNKVFTREKLLKRVWGYEFEGNTRAVDILIQRLRKKLGVYSECLKTIYGVGYRFEL; this is encoded by the coding sequence ATGAAAATATTAGTTGTTGATGATGAAAAAAGTATAGTTAATTTGATTAGAATGAATTTAGAACTTGAAGGGTACCAAGTTGTTATAAGCATGAATGGAATAGATGCAATTGAGAAATTTGAAACTGAAAGGCCAGAATTGGTAATACTTGATATTATGTTGCCAGATATAAGTGGTCATGAAGTTATTCGAAAATTTCAGAAAATAGATAGTGAAATTCCCGTAATAATGCTTACTGCAAATAGTCAAATAAATGATAAGTTATTAGGTCTTCAACTAGGTGCAGATGATTATATAACAAAGCCTTTTAACAGTATAGAGCTTATGTTAAGAATAAAAGCAATAACAAAAAGAATTAATAAGAAATACAATGGGAAAAAGGAAAATAATAATGAATTTAAAATAAAGGGGATAAGAGTTTTAAAAGATGAACGAAAAGTTTTTATTGATGGAGAAGAAATTATTGCCACTTATAAAGAGTTTGATACATTAGTATTAATGATGGAAAATTGTAATAAGGTTTTTACAAGAGAAAAACTTTTGAAAAGAGTATGGGGATATGAATTTGAAGGTAATACTAGAGCTGTTGATATTTTGATACAAAGACTTAGAAAAAAATTAGGGGTTTATTCGGAATGTTTAAAAACAATTTATGGAGTAGGCTATAGATTTGAATTGTAA
- a CDS encoding YecA family protein: protein MKEKDIKLTDNNIIEMDINKKEKHECYKCGEEAIFYNTEVEKWICEDCKNIEDELDKLAAKMEKKLSKRVYSFDLKELIECLSKDEIYNIARNLGVAKISGLNKDKLAEKLIEEYKPLIEKRIGLFEEERYKILKSYIDNKGVKNFDDIDEEEADKSAYFIQQGIIYPTVKNDESMFLMPKVVQKIIKDKNDIDYRRILKGNTELINIYRGMNKAYGILKVEDAVKMLERFNENTDVSLLELLREASYYYNEFREENSYFINNEIDNYEEVLNDIKKEDIKEYAVISKEELLSMNGENWVYNSKAGKSFYKEFTSMFSVDKDMTIAMMDDLALDVQELEPSEAVDKMIELINIDNEEVRFVASKMMNKFVNKIRLWKLKGISTNDAKANVISEVSNKVVGRNDPCTCGSGKKYKKCCGRNGNVVVLPIK from the coding sequence TTGAAAGAAAAAGATATAAAATTAACTGATAATAATATTATAGAAATGGATATAAATAAGAAAGAAAAGCACGAATGTTATAAATGCGGTGAAGAAGCAATTTTTTATAATACAGAAGTTGAAAAATGGATATGTGAAGATTGCAAAAATATTGAGGATGAGTTAGATAAACTTGCAGCAAAAATGGAGAAGAAGCTTAGCAAAAGGGTATATTCTTTTGATTTAAAAGAACTTATTGAATGTTTATCAAAAGATGAGATATATAATATAGCTAGAAACTTAGGAGTTGCAAAAATTTCTGGTTTAAATAAAGATAAATTAGCTGAAAAGCTTATAGAAGAGTATAAACCTCTAATAGAAAAGAGAATAGGGTTATTTGAAGAAGAAAGATATAAAATATTAAAGAGCTATATTGATAATAAGGGTGTAAAGAATTTTGATGATATAGATGAAGAAGAAGCTGATAAGAGTGCATATTTTATACAACAAGGTATAATATACCCTACAGTTAAGAATGACGAGTCAATGTTCTTGATGCCTAAGGTTGTTCAAAAGATTATTAAAGATAAGAATGATATAGATTATAGACGAATATTAAAAGGTAATACAGAGTTGATTAATATATACAGAGGTATGAACAAAGCATATGGTATATTAAAAGTTGAAGATGCCGTGAAGATGCTTGAAAGATTTAATGAAAATACTGATGTAAGCTTACTGGAATTACTTAGAGAAGCATCATATTATTATAACGAATTTAGAGAAGAAAATAGTTACTTCATAAATAATGAAATAGATAATTATGAAGAAGTTTTAAATGATATAAAAAAAGAAGATATAAAGGAATATGCAGTTATATCAAAAGAAGAATTATTGAGTATGAACGGAGAAAACTGGGTTTACAATAGTAAAGCAGGAAAGTCATTCTATAAAGAATTTACATCTATGTTTAGTGTAGATAAGGATATGACAATTGCTATGATGGACGATTTGGCTCTTGATGTTCAAGAATTAGAACCTTCAGAGGCTGTTGATAAAATGATTGAACTTATTAATATAGACAATGAAGAAGTTAGATTTGTAGCATCAAAAATGATGAATAAGTTTGTTAATAAGATAAGATTATGGAAATTAAAAGGTATTTCAACCAATGATGCAAAAGCAAATGTTATAAGCGAAGTATCAAACAAGGTTGTTGGAAGAAATGATCCATGTACATGTGGAAGTGGAAAGAAATATAAGAAGTGTTGTGGAAGAAATGGAAATGTAGTTGTGCTTCCTATAAAATAA